DNA from Rosa rugosa chromosome 6, drRosRugo1.1, whole genome shotgun sequence:
tgagtttttataatccatggatttacttaatccatagattgtttaaattctatatggactttgattgattctaatggattgatttactggtatttgtttagattttacaagtccttGTGATGTTTTTgataggttaattttttttttcttcttctttaaaagtaatagatgtatggatccaactataatgctatttcagtgacaaaaaagtgtgtgtgtgtgtgtgtgtgtgtgtgtgtgtgtgtgtatgacaatctaccattctttatgttgtgtataatgatatatgaataataagagaaaactaatcaaccaaaatgttacacaaaaaataaagtagtaaactaatgacataatttatttcatatctaatttacaaaagaaacatgcacatgacctattctggctttaaatgaatatatatatatctgcacCCGGCTTCCGGTTTGATTATAAAAAAAAGTGTATGTATCAtctatcatcttaacaataccattgaaagtgagcttaattagctagaaggattaaggcttccagagctatagtgataaaaattttaaaaaaatattagatgagagcagaggcagaggcagaggaggatagtgggaagataggtctaagacaaaatggatgagtgtcacctattaagagctgcttcttcttcttttttttggtgaaaagcttcttcattttttgagtgagaaagaatccatcaaaatctcttaggAAGTGGTtggtttgtttttatgttttgatatgtataaaaagtactataaaatcctccaaaatccagcatttaatgaaatccttaaaaatccgtatacttttgaatatctgcagatttgaatggataattttaaatcttaattgaaaaTACataaagattttaaaggattgtttaaaatctcaattgaatacccatagactttcaaaatacaaaaaaatcttgtagactcttaaatgaatacaccccccttagagaaagtgaggaaaaagaaaaccaaattccctaaatttacagcaatctctaaaattttaaagaaggatatggagattttagagaatgctgtaaaataaggaatctgttggagtttgagaagaaaaataggctaaagctttgacttttgcttctctacaatacagaaattatagggaagctgttggagttgctctaacactTGAAATATTTATAAGGGTGCGGCTATCGCCACCCTATtatttactttgttcaccctacttgctcattacaccatacattttaatttcaattattatatttactaaaatcataatctgatttacttttttttttttttcaatatcaATGTTCATCTATTTCATTCCATATCAAAatattagtaagttaacaactatgagcaatgaagaaaagattgatttttttcgtgttttattttttttactataaagaatattgcaaagattttgacgaagttaacactaatggttttgtaaattgaataacaaattaactATGAGGAGAGaacaaaaggacaaaaaaaataagtaataaattcaaatttgggtggagaagaagaagattaatgttataAATTAAGTCgtctttgtatttaaattttatctacaaatttagatttttaagaaaattagtgtacttattagtcattttgcacttgggtaatatagtcttttaataattcaaatatttgtagggtaaactaagaaaatggtagggtgacaatagccgcaccctattTATAATgatgaaaataattttttttatcttttgcaGTCACAATTCACTCTCTTAATTTTCTCTCAAAATgagtttaattaattaaaattgtTTAAAATGACATTCCAATCAGATTTGGAAACAGGTACAAACCAAGTATATATGGTTTGAAATGAAGGTTAAATAAGATGGACTAGAAGGTATACTGAGCCGACAATTATCAGATTACAATAAAACACAACGCTTGAACTTGTCCAAAGCCCTTTGCTTATTAATTAATAGaagattttgtttattttttgagTCAATCAAATTTAGCATGGATTAATACATCaaaaagatttaaaaaaaaaaaaaaaacatgtgtattgaataaagggaaaaaaaaatgtcgTACTTTTCCTACTTTTCTGTATTCAGAGAACCTGAACTCGTGTATTAAGTATTTTCCTACTTTTCGGTATTCAGAGAACCTGAACGCGTTTTTCTTCAGGAGCACATATCATATATGGTTGCATTAATTGCATCAGAGTTTTACTAACAAACGAGATAGTACATACTACAACGCTAGCTAGCTATTAGCCGCTGCTCGATTCTCTTGCTCAAATGCTCAATATAAGGAGGTGGTCACTGATTGATCTCATCTGAGGCAGCTTCGCCATATCATTTGGATCCTTGCACTGATCCACCGCGCGCCGCCTCTCGACTCTTCCTGAATGCATGCATCTTAAATATCACATTTAATTTACCGGCCGGTTTAACAGTTTTCCTGTTCTGTAATAATACAAAACTCTTGGGGAAAGTTAGGAAACAATAAGAAGTATATTTGTACGTTATCGTCATCCAATTAAACACTGCCATATAAACTCTTGTTTTCATGATCTGAGCTGTATTTCTAAGGATATACACTAAATTAACGGCCAGGATGAGTCGGCACCACCTTGTCCTCGCACTCTTtgctctcctccttcctctggTCAAGGCCTTCGCAGACAGCGAGGTCATTGTAGTCGGTGGTTGGAGACCCATTGAGAACATCGGTGATCCCCATGTGAAGGAGATTGCAGAGTTCGCCGTGTCGGAGTACAACCAATCCCAGAAGAAGAACTTGGTGTTTCAGAGCGTGGTCCGGGGAGAGACTCAGGTCGTAGCAGGCATCAAGTATCGGCTCGTCATATCTGTCAAGGAAGATGATTCCTTCGAGAATTATGAGGCTGTTGTATGGGAGAAGAGATGGATGAAGTTTAGGAAATTGATCTCTTTTGATGATGTGAATAATTAATAGTGCTggcgttttttctttttctttttgttgttgttgttgttgtttataAAAGGTCAAATTCTATTGCTTTCATTTCGTGTGCATCTTTTATATTCATGGTCGGAGTTGAATGGTTGATATTGAGAGAAGTATTCATCTTCATTTTAGTTCGTTTTCTGATTATTTATAAAGATTTATACGAATTAGTCAAGGTGAGCTACGTTCACACAAGTCAAAGTAATCCCTTTCTAAGGAGGGAACCCCTTTGTAAAATGAGAATGGCCACCGTCTAGTTGGCCTTGGAAGAAAATGTGGTCTTCTGGTTTACAATGTTCCACTGTGCCCAAGTGCAAAAGGAATTAAGgcctaagagcaagtgcaccgcATCAGGCAATTGGCAAAGGCAAAAGGAGAGGTTTTGCCTCCTAATTATGCACTATTCATTGATTTTGCCTTTGCCTTTCATTATTTTGGTGCGCACCCCTGTAAGGCAAGACTTTCATCTGCTGCAGAGTACATTCTTTTCTTCTCAGTTTTGCCCTTGCTTctgcttctctttcttcttccccttcttctttgtttctgtCTTCGTCTTTGCAGCAAAGGTCAAAAGTGAGAAGAGAAAAAGCTGGCAGATAAAATAAAGTGTTTCATATGCTTTAATTATGTAGGTCCCACTGAATTGGTCGACCAGATCAAGAGGCAAAAGCTGCCAGTGTGCTTGATCGATCAGCTTTTAATCGGGCAATAACCCATGCGGTGCATTTGATTCTGGGCTGATTAAGAGGCAAGACCATGGTCTTGCCAGTTGCGGTGCATTTGCTCTAACCATGATCTAAATTCCAAAACTCGAGTAAGGCCAACTATGACGGCTTGGAATATAGAGCTTGATGTAGGCCTATTTTGATAAGCATAACTGGTGATCGATGCAGATAGATGCAAATGAATAAAAAGTCGAGTTATGATGTTCAATTATGATATGACTTAAAATTTATAAAAGATTCTTGTATCTTGCATTTGCATAATTGGTGATGCAGATGCAGGCCAATTATGACCGATTAAAATACGAAGTAGAATTACCATAATGTCAAGACTTTTTTTATGGCTTCTAATACAGTAATACCCAATTAAATCATGCTCTAACACCTAACGTATAACAAATCATCTGAAAATCAACTATAACTGTTTCGTTACTCAAATAAACTAGTGTTATTAAAGAGCTCCCAAACCTTACATCTAACGTCAAATGTCTAGTTCATACATTGTCTCAAGGCAACTTTAAAGTATTTTTTGTTATGATTTGCTTTTGTGTTCGATCAATTCTTGGGATATAGACGGATGTAACGAAGTGAAGTGAAGTGAATTTGGAGCAAGCCTACAAAGAGAACTAGGCCAAGTCCCAAACTACAAATAATGAAAAAGCCCAAACCTAAAACAATAGAGAGGCCCTAAACCCATACCCAAACGAAAATACCTAACCAAAACGACACTCCCCAGAAGCTTCTGAAtctgaagctctctctctctctcttttcacaAAGTAGGCGCGTCACATGATTCCCCTATAATCCGCGGCCTAACAAAACGTACGGCACAGATCGCACCCCCCTTGTCTCTTTGCACGTAGCGGTTTCCACACTATCCACGTCGGCCCAATCCCCCGCCTTTTGTCCCCGCGTCCGTACCATCTGACCGGTAACCGCCGGTGAACTCCACCGCCACGTCAGTGGAGGGCCCCACGGGGCACAGCTGGAGACGCTTTTACAGACTTAGCCTTCGAGGGGGGAAGGGAGCTTGTGGACGAGAATCGACGCTGGgaaaaagaattttaaaaaaaaaattgaaaaagaaaggaaaaagcgCTTGTGGGCTAGGACGAACTGAGCCGCTAAATTTTCGACACTTGGCGCGATCTTGAGGCTCTAGAGGGCTCTGAGACTACAGCAGCcataaggaaaataaaaaataaaaaataaaacagaaaatcaAAAATCCACAAGAAAAAATAGTGGCTGAGATTGCTCGtgaactgagagagagagagcttctgGTGGTGTGTGAGGGTGTTATAGTTCGCTTTCTTCTACCAGGTTCCCACTCCCTCTCTTATACTCTTTGCTTTTGCTCTGGAGATTTTCGTGTTTAGTTTCGATTGTTCCGATCAAGTTTTTCCGAGGCTATTAGATCTCTCCGTTGCCGGAAACTATGCCGTCACCGGCGAGCGTGCGGTGACAATTCCGGTTGGTGTCTCATTCGCGGAGAGAGCTCTCATCCGCCATGGAAGGTACTCTTTCTCTCTCGTTTTTCCTTAGGAATTGAGCTTGTCTCTTACTCTCTTTGGTTGCTGATGCGAAATTAAGTTGAAAATATTGATGATGAATTTGAGCTTTGAGCTATTGAGTTTTGAATTCAATGAGTGAGGCTCAGCTCAGTAAGTGATGAACAAAGCTCAGATTTGAGCAATGAAACTTTGATATTTCGATTTGGTCGGCAACCAAACAGAGGTTACGATTTTGCAGAGGAAATATGGAAATGGTTGCAGGTTTACTGATCGAAATTTCTTTTTCGTAGTTAAAGGTTTtggcgtcttcttcttcttcgggtTCATTTTGGTGAGGATCATGAATAAGGAAATTTATTTTAGTTCTTTCGGTGAAGCATCTATCTGATCCTCTCTCTATGTGGTTTCGGtggattctgaaaattttaTGGATCAATTTATGTTATATATGAGTATCTAAACAGCTTCGGTTTCGTGAGAAATTCGAGTGCTTAATTGTGCTGCTATAAATCAGAGACGGATCTCTACCCATTCCTGTGTTTCTTTTGCAGTAGCAGTAGCCCCTTGTAAGCTAAGTTTGAGTAGTAAAACCACGACGGCTTTACTAGTAATAGCGCTCGGTGCTTTCACTAATGAAAGAAGGTTCTTGTTCTATACTTTGCTGGTTAGAGAGGATTTGAAGCAGCGCTCAGCTCTGCCCAAGTCCAGTAATGGACAATTTCTCATCTGGGGAAGATTTGATCATTAAGGTAACAAAAGTGGAACTCTTTTtggtttaaaattttaattgtgCAGTAAATGGTAAGTAGCTGAATTGTGGAATCCTAATGGTAGGCAAGAAAGCCATATACTATTACCAAGCAGCGAGAGCGGTGGACTGAGGAGGAGCATAATAGGTTTCTTGAAGCCTTGAAGCTCTACGGGCGAGCATGGCAGCGCATTGAAGGTTAAAATTCAAATGACCTTTAACTCTAGGCTCTTCCTCCTGTTTATTTCCGTACTAAATATCTTGTTAGCATCTACTGCTTCGAGCTGAATCCCTAAATAGCTCATGTTAGTAGTTTTGACATGATATATTGCTGTATTGTTTTTCCTAAGTTGGGGTCATCGTCTCAATCTTTTTCCTCATCTGTTGTTACTTTGTGGTTTGCAGAACATATAGGAACAAAGACTGCTGTGCAGATCCGAAGTCATGCACAGAAGTTCTTTTCAAAGGTCCATCCATaccttttcatcttcttcttttgcaaGATGTGTGCTTTGCTTCTTATGGTTTGGTTATATACAACATTGATCCTTTGAATTGCACATTTAGGTTTTTATGAAACATAGTGGATAATTCTGCTCTCCATAGCAGGTTGCATATAATTTCATTGCCATGACTAAAAACTACATAACCATGTCATCCTGTCATTTGTCTGCGAGATACTCTGAGGGCCGTTAGAGGTTCTTGTAAATGCTAGTCTGGTAGAAGGTACTTGTTCTTTCATATGCTTGTTAGCTGTATATTGTCTAGTGATTATATATAAAAGACGGCCCAGTACTTGAGGCTCTTGTGAATGCGAGCTGAATCCGCTACTCAAACTGCAACTTGATGGTTGATTGGGGCAAGCAATACATGGAACTGACTGAAACTATTTTATGCTTAAAATGTTTATTAATGCTTGCACATGCCATATCAGAACCTACATGAATTGACTGAATCATAGAATTCATACTTGGAACAAACACAGTTCCATTCTTTTTATATTGTCAAGTAAACTGTAGCAGTATATGATATGTAGTATAGTCCTTCCAGCCTTAGCACTCTCCCTTTGGATCCTtttggaaggaaaaaaaaaaaaaagaatgatgcTTATGCCTTTGGGGTTTAGGAATATATCAAatgaagggttttttttttcctagccCATTATATGAGAGAGATCCAGATCCAGATCCAAGATGCTGACTTTGATAATATTGGGATATATATGCTGATTTAGTCTCTCTGCATATTGGGATATATATGCTGATTTAGTCTCTCTGCATATTGGAAATGATGTTTGCAGACTTCTAGTAATGTACTTATTTGATGATTTAGCTATTGGCTTGTCCACTAGAACTTTAATTTGTGCATGCAAGCTGCTATGGTGTATAAGTCAGTATTTGCCTGGTGAGCATCCAAACAAATTTTTGGTCTAGTATTTCACGAGTTTCTGGGTCATGGGATCAGATTTCCTTGATTATCCTACAAAAGAACCTGAAGTTGACTGTAGCCTGTAACAAGTCTCAAGTTTTTTCCCTCAAGTGTATGTGACCTGTGTATAGTTTGCTTATATGGTGAGTAAGGTTAATTAATTCTAAACAGAAGGGAAAGTTAACTGAAATCTACTAGCTTTGGATAAGTTTAACCTTAAAGACATGAAGTGACTCACTTTCAGCGGACAACCTTAGGCTTCAAAGATAGAAACTTTACTACGGGTTTAAAGGTGAAATGGAGGCTACAGGTTTGGAAGTAAGCATGgttttttgaaattctttggGAATAACTGTACAGGAAAATAGAAATTTAGGTAGGTGCTATTAAAGTTTGGAACTTGGTGCTATCCTAGGATTTTGATGACCCGATAGCAGTGGAACTTGGTGTCATGCCCAAATAGATTCTTTTAATTGGCTGATTACTTTTTAAAAGACGATATGAAATATGCTCTGTTCTAATCTTGCTTTTTTAGAACTCACAAGGGTTCAACAGTGGAGACCCACAGATATAAGATTCATTTCAAACattgtttcttttatttatttttctttcaatgACAAATGCAAGTTATCTTCTTACATAACacatacctctctctctctctctctctctctccatgatTGCTTGCGATAACTTGTTTATTTTCACCTTTTAATATTCTGTTGCCGAtgcattttcttttgctttgggAAAATAAGAGCTCATTGATTTCTATACAcaaactttgttttctttttcaaaatttggCATGCATTCAATGAAGGATCAGCTAACATTTCCATAAAACCAGAATCAAGTACTGATTTTTCTTAAACAGATTTTGCATAcgaactttttttttctctcgatGAAGGTGCATATCATCCCAAGATGACACTACCTCCCCCTGACATATTGATCCAGAATCCAACATCTGTTACCCTTTGACCACCTGACCAACTAATGCGGCTTCAAACTCTACCAAACACATTTGTCCACCTGACCAACTAATGTGGCTTCAAACTCAACCAAAACATTTGTCCATACTTGAAAGACTTCCCAAGAAGGCTTATAGATCTGAACAGTAATTTTCCTGTTCTTAGTAGACAAAATAATGAAAAGGGCATTTGAGGTTATCTCAATCTACAGTGCTACTTAATTCAGAAACAGATATCACTAGATCAATCTAGTATTCACAACCCAATATCGACCTAGTAATAATACCACCTGCACCTGGATTAAAGTCATTTGACTCTCCTCACTTAGATTATTACTACTGAAATGTTTTGAAATTTGCAAAAAGAATTGGCTGCCAGTCAGTAAATCCTGGACGACAAGTATGATATAAGTTTTGTGCTGACTATGTTTAATACTAAGACATGAAATTTCTGAGTTTCCTCTGTTTAGTCTCTGTAAACATCTAGTATCTTGTTCCCTCACTCTTCCCTCTGACCATCATACCCGGACACACGATTTTTcctattctagaagaaaaaGGGGTTTGGTTTGGCCAAATACCCCTCTATTCATGTAATTATGTCATTGCGGTTCAAGTGGTTCAAGTGACCACTGATTCAGTTAAGATTGCATAGAATATGTTTGATGGGTCACCACCCTAGCTATCTTTTAGGTGAGAGTTTGAGTATCTTTGGTATCTCAGGTATTCATTTGCTTCAAATGCTCCAGACTATGGCAATGCTGAAGTCATGAGAGTTCAATAATGTTTGATTGCTAAAATTTAATTTCTGATATACCATGAGAAGGATAATCAGATTTCTTGTGCATTGAGGCCTTTTTATAGTatcattataatttttttaaatttcctttTCCTGGTATCGAACCATACCGTATCCCCGTAACCGTACCCGTTTCCATGCTTCTTAGATTATACTGTTCTTTCTGAATAGTATTGTTCTACTGCTTACTGTGCTTCCTGAGTAACCAAAGTGGTATGGATGTGGCAGACAATTGAGTGATATGGCTTTGAGTCTGAGTGCTAGGCTATCTGGCACTATAATTCCATAATTAAGTTTTGCTAAGGTGAAGATGGTAGTGCATTACTAATACCTATATTGGAAAATGGAAGAATTAAGTTGTGAGGAAGTATGATGATCCTAAGAGTTGCAACTAAAGAAAGATATAGATCCTGTACGTTATGTTGATTTTCTGGTAAAAAATTGGTTCAAAATTTGTTGGATATTGTAGGATAGATCATTAAACCAATGTTTCTTGGCGACCTTGTTGCTTAATAGCTAGATTTATAGTGAACTTGGCATTCTAGAAGACTTGGAATTGAATCTTGTCTCCACAAGTAGGTAATGGCTTTCACTGGTTAATTATCCCAGGTGTCTTATACAACACACACATAAGAATgagataaattaattaatttagaaaaaaaaaaaaagaagctcttGGATCTGGGTGCGAGGCTTCCCCTCCCATCAGGGCATTTGGAGGTCAATGCAGCAGGTCTAAATAGCAAAACCTTTACTCTGGTACACCTCCACCCCATGCTGGATTTCAAAGCAAACCCTAATCTGGTTGAAagattataaataataaattagAATACAAAGAAGGAAACAATTCGTAAACAAAGTTTGTTGGTCAGTCAATTTGAATAGGTTAGTATGTCATCAAGCTCTGCTGGTTATGGATGCAATTGGAAACATCTCTCACTGCTGATATA
Protein-coding regions in this window:
- the LOC133717841 gene encoding cysteine proteinase inhibitor 5-like yields the protein MSRHHLVLALFALLLPLVKAFADSEVIVVGGWRPIENIGDPHVKEIAEFAVSEYNQSQKKNLVFQSVVRGETQVVAGIKYRLVISVKEDDSFENYEAVVWEKRWMKFRKLISFDDVNN